The following coding sequences are from one Triticum dicoccoides isolate Atlit2015 ecotype Zavitan chromosome 4A, WEW_v2.0, whole genome shotgun sequence window:
- the LOC119284483 gene encoding malonyl-coenzyme:anthocyanin 5-O-glucoside-6'''-O-malonyltransferase-like, with protein MAEAGVRVLERLRVPPAPPCPSADLPITFFDAAWLFTGPVERLFFYRHADPAAALPLLAASLPHALARFFPLAGTLNPAARCLSYSSAHDALHLLLAESQEDNFDRLVAAGPRDLSLMRPLVPALPPPGKDGAFALVALQATVFPGRGVCLGVSVHHAACDDASATLFVRTWAAACRLGGPLNGADPSQAVPPPPVLDRSLVADPDDLLGKTLAGMSRLAPPPPQAQGPPPPSPVIASFALTRDQIDGIKGATHASSFVAASALAWVCLLRSRSAGVEGAARSHMLFSAECRSRVSPPLPAEYLGNCLRPCFVEAATDELTGGTGGVAAAAAAIGSAIREMERGVLEGAEGWLGQVMSVLPQRPMSVGGSPRHGVYGGTDFGWGAPCRVDMVSIEKTPGTVSLAESPDGQGGVEVGVVLPPDIMEAFASCFAELLNDKKSV; from the coding sequence ATGGCGGAAGCGGGAGTGCGCGTGCTGGAGCGCCTCCGCgtgccgccggcgccgccgtgccCGTCCGCGGACCTCCCCATCACCTTCTTCGACGCCGCCTGGCTCTTCACCGGCCCTGTCGAGCGTCTCTTCTTCTACCGCCACGCTGACCCGGCCGCCGCGCTCCCGCTGCTCGCCGCCTCCCTGCCGCACGCGCTCGCCCGCTTCTTCCCGCTCGCCGGCACCCTCAACCCCGCCGCCCGCTGCCTCTCCTACTCCAGCGCCCACGACGcgctccacctcctcctcgccgAGTCCCAGGAGGACAACTTCGACCGCCTCGTCGCCGCCGGGCCCCGGGACCTGAGCCTGATGCGCCCGCTCGTGCCCGCGCTGCCCCCGCCCGGAAAGGACGGCGCTTTCGCGCTCGTCGCCCTGCAGGCCACCGTGTTCCCCGGCCGCGGGGTCTGCCTCGGCGTCTCCGTCCACCACGCCGCCTGCGACGACGCCTCCGCCACGCTCTTCGTCCGGACCTGGGCCGCCGCGTGCCGCCTCGGGGGGCCCCTCAACGGTGCTGATCCTTCACaggccgtgccgccgccgcccgtgCTCGACCgctccctcgtcgccgaccccgacGACCTGCTCGGCAAGACGCTCGCCGGGATGAGCCGCCTCGCGCCACCTCCTCCGCAAGCGCAggggcctccgcctccgtctccggtgATCGCGTCCTTCGCGCTGACGCGCGACCAGATCGACGGCATCAAGGGCGCCACGCACGCGTCGTCGTTCGTGGCGGCGTCGGCGCTGGCGTGGGTGTGCCTGCTGCGGAGCCGGTCCGCGGGCGTGGAAGGCGCGGCGCGCAGCCACATGCTCTTCTCCGCCGAGTGCCGGTCGAGAGTGTCGCCGCCGCTCCCGGCCGAGTACTTGGGCAACTGCCTGCGCCCGTGCTTCGTGGAGGCCGCCACAGATGAGCTCACGGGCGGCACGGGCGGCGTGGCCGCGGCTGCGGCGGCCATCGGATCGGCGATCAGGGAGATGGAGCGGGGCGTGCTGGAGGGCGCGGAGGGGTGGCTGGGGCAGGTGATGTCGGTGCTGCCGCAGCGGCCCATGTCGGTGGGCGGGTCGCCGAGGCACGGCGTGTACGGGGGCACGGACTTCGGCTGGGGCGCGCCGTGCAGGGTGGACATGGTGTCCATCGAGAAGACCCCCGGGACGGTGTCGCTGGCCGAGAGCCCTGACgggcagggcggcgtcgaggtcggcgtGGTGCTGCCGCCGGACATCATGGAAGCCTTCGCCTCCTGCTTCGCCGAGCTCCTCAACGACAAGAAGAGCGTCTGA